The Pseudomonas baetica genome includes a region encoding these proteins:
- a CDS encoding heavy metal sensor histidine kinase, whose protein sequence is MRRLSLSSRLALLFAACTAVVSLFAGVLFNRASEAHFVELDQQLLDGKLIGLRRALQDLQASESEARLADELSRQADLSLRITGADGQRWYDSSIKVPARLPHQSGLSTVNDNGTDYRVLNAPLYPDKSDSPQLTLLLDITHHQHFLQRMQHLIWLTVGLSALATALLGAWAARSGLRPLRRMSAIARGISAHSLNARLPEAQIPPELAEMAHSFNAMLARLDDSFQRLSAFSADIAHELRTPLSNLLTHTQVTLTRPRPIEDYREALHSNLEELQWMAQLVNDMLYLAKADHGLLVPRREPLELADEADALLEFFALLAEDAGVTLSREGQARIEGDRSMLRRALSNLLDNALRFTPVEGVVRLSILDRANAVRISVENSGEGVSAELLPRLFDRFYRADPARQEGSSEHAGLGLAMTQSIVRAHGGQIHCESEAGWTRFVIELPKGD, encoded by the coding sequence ATGCGCCGGTTGTCCCTGAGTTCGCGCCTGGCCTTGTTGTTTGCCGCCTGCACTGCGGTGGTTTCGCTGTTTGCCGGAGTCCTGTTCAATCGCGCCAGCGAGGCGCACTTTGTCGAGCTCGACCAGCAATTGCTCGACGGTAAACTGATTGGCCTGCGCCGTGCCTTGCAGGATCTTCAGGCCAGTGAAAGTGAGGCGCGGCTGGCGGATGAGTTGAGCCGACAGGCTGATCTGTCGCTGCGCATCACTGGGGCTGACGGCCAGCGCTGGTACGACAGCTCGATCAAGGTGCCCGCACGCTTGCCGCACCAATCCGGCCTGTCCACCGTGAACGATAACGGCACCGATTACCGCGTACTCAACGCCCCGCTCTACCCGGACAAGTCCGACTCGCCGCAATTGACGCTGTTGCTCGACATCACCCATCACCAGCATTTCCTGCAACGCATGCAGCATTTGATCTGGCTGACCGTCGGGCTCTCGGCGCTGGCAACCGCGTTGCTGGGTGCGTGGGCGGCGCGTAGCGGTTTGCGCCCATTACGGCGCATGAGTGCAATCGCCCGTGGGATTTCCGCACATTCGCTCAATGCCCGCCTGCCGGAAGCGCAAATTCCGCCAGAACTTGCGGAAATGGCCCACAGCTTCAACGCCATGCTCGCACGCCTGGACGACTCGTTTCAGCGCCTCTCGGCGTTCTCGGCCGACATCGCCCATGAACTGCGCACGCCACTGTCGAACCTGCTGACCCACACCCAAGTCACCCTCACCCGCCCACGGCCCATCGAGGACTACCGCGAGGCACTGCACAGCAACCTCGAAGAACTGCAATGGATGGCGCAACTGGTCAACGACATGTTGTATCTGGCCAAGGCTGATCACGGTTTGCTGGTGCCCAGACGTGAACCGCTGGAACTGGCAGACGAAGCAGATGCGTTGCTGGAGTTTTTCGCGCTGTTGGCGGAGGACGCCGGGGTGACGCTGAGTCGTGAAGGTCAGGCACGAATCGAAGGTGATCGCAGCATGTTGCGCCGGGCACTTTCCAATTTGCTGGATAACGCGCTGCGGTTTACACCGGTTGAGGGCGTGGTGCGCTTATCGATCCTCGATCGAGCGAACGCAGTGCGAATCTCCGTCGAGAACAGTGGTGAAGGGGTTTCAGCCGAGCTGCTACCACGCTTGTTCGACCGCTTTTATCGGGCGGATCCGGCGCGGCAGGAAGGCAGCAGTGAGCATGCGGGGTTGGGGTTGGCGATGACTCAATCCATCGTCCGGGCCCATGGCGGGCAGATTCATTGCGAATCAGAGGCGGGATGGACGCGGTTTGTAATTGAGTTGCCCAAGGGAGATTAA
- the rssC gene encoding anti-sigma factor antagonist RssC, which produces MSTGRIQFAEQDGTFVLKFVGEVRLTLCSALDATIEKIFTALNFNAIVIDLTETRSIDSTTLGLLAKLSILSRQKVGLLPTVVTTHEDITRLLQSMGFEQVFNIVNHPVPCPECLDDLPDQDQSEEIVRIKVLEAHKILMGLNDSNREAFHDLVNALERH; this is translated from the coding sequence ATGAGTACCGGTAGAATCCAGTTCGCCGAGCAGGATGGCACCTTCGTCCTGAAGTTCGTCGGTGAAGTTCGCCTGACCCTGTGTTCGGCGTTGGATGCGACTATTGAGAAAATCTTCACCGCGCTGAATTTCAACGCGATCGTGATCGATTTGACCGAAACCCGCAGCATCGACAGCACCACGTTGGGCCTGTTGGCCAAACTGTCGATCCTGTCGCGGCAGAAGGTCGGCCTGCTGCCGACCGTCGTGACCACCCATGAAGACATCACCCGTCTGCTGCAATCGATGGGTTTTGAGCAGGTGTTCAACATCGTCAACCACCCCGTGCCGTGCCCGGAGTGTCTGGACGACCTGCCGGATCAGGATCAGTCGGAAGAGATTGTGCGGATCAAGGTGCTGGAAGCGCACAAGATCCTGATGGGGTTGAACGATTCCAACCGTGAAGCGTTCCATGACTTGGTCAATGCCCTCGAACGGCACTGA
- a CDS encoding cupredoxin domain-containing protein, with amino-acid sequence MFLRNPLILAGCLLALNSPAWAAPAHTYDFGQPAPAAKATRSVEVVMGDMSFDPKAIAVKAGETVRFVLVNKGQLLHEFNLGDAAMHAAHQQEMLQMQQSGMLTPTGMKEMSHDMAGMDHAAMGHGMKHDDPNSVLVEPGKTAELTWTFSKATSLEFACNIPGHYQAGMVGKLTVSQ; translated from the coding sequence ATGTTTTTGCGCAATCCTTTGATCCTCGCCGGATGTTTGCTGGCGCTGAATTCCCCGGCCTGGGCTGCGCCGGCTCACACCTACGATTTCGGCCAACCGGCGCCTGCCGCTAAAGCCACGCGCAGTGTCGAAGTGGTGATGGGCGACATGTCGTTCGATCCGAAAGCCATCGCGGTCAAGGCCGGAGAGACCGTTCGCTTTGTACTGGTGAATAAAGGTCAGTTGCTGCACGAATTCAACCTCGGCGACGCGGCGATGCACGCCGCACATCAGCAGGAAATGCTGCAGATGCAGCAAAGTGGCATGCTCACGCCTACCGGCATGAAAGAAATGTCCCACGACATGGCGGGTATGGATCACGCGGCGATGGGCCATGGCATGAAGCATGATGACCCCAACAGTGTGCTGGTCGAGCCGGGTAAAACCGCTGAGTTGACCTGGACCTTCAGCAAAGCGACCAGCCTGGAATTTGCCTGCAATATTCCCGGCCATTATCAGGCGGGCATGGTCGGCAAGTTGACTGTCAGTCAGTAA
- a CDS encoding low molecular weight protein-tyrosine-phosphatase, which produces MFKKILVVCVGNICRSPTAELLLRNALAPSTISVTSAGLAARVGEGVEASARQVLEDHGHSAQGFQARQLTADIVNESDLILVMEKQHVNQVLKMASHARGKVFLLGKWQSEREIQDPYRQGKAAFIHAHALIEDAVSSWAQRLAR; this is translated from the coding sequence TTGTTCAAAAAGATCCTTGTCGTCTGCGTGGGCAATATATGCCGAAGTCCGACAGCAGAACTTCTGTTGCGCAACGCGCTGGCACCCTCAACGATCTCGGTGACCTCCGCAGGCCTTGCTGCACGCGTTGGTGAAGGTGTTGAAGCATCGGCGCGGCAGGTGCTGGAGGATCATGGGCATAGCGCTCAAGGGTTTCAGGCACGGCAGCTGACCGCCGACATCGTCAATGAATCAGACCTGATTCTGGTCATGGAAAAACAACACGTAAATCAAGTATTGAAAATGGCCTCTCACGCCAGAGGCAAAGTGTTTTTGCTCGGCAAGTGGCAGAGCGAACGTGAAATACAAGATCCCTATCGTCAAGGCAAGGCCGCTTTTATTCATGCCCATGCATTGATTGAAGATGCTGTCAGCTCCTGGGCACAACGTCTCGCACGTTGA
- a CDS encoding cellulase family glycosylhydrolase, with the protein MKSAHLKRLASALLALSAVTHAHASELFPNLPAKTIGVQVKIQNFTVEDAAHIKAAGFSFVRFGVWSDSLSAKAYQQQVSDAFAAARSAGLPVLLTVRAIKPLPASDLTTAGESFANALTGLEKSYSAQLVAIEIWNEPDLDTYWPTRNFDTTFVPFMNAVCKSLQGTALTTPRVGYGFARPPTAGSASTVALSRIVSEYPKCLNAISYHPYGMTATQISNAQTFIQQNFHLPGVISEWGISALSSNGGNDGQASKIASFIADVKRLNIPLTSIYEWKNSDTGSNDREKNFGLLTSGGQPKPAKLAAATQLNTQ; encoded by the coding sequence ATGAAATCAGCACATCTCAAACGGCTCGCCTCTGCGTTGCTGGCGCTCAGCGCCGTCACTCACGCTCACGCCAGTGAGCTCTTCCCCAACCTTCCCGCCAAGACCATTGGTGTTCAGGTGAAGATCCAGAACTTCACCGTCGAAGACGCGGCCCACATCAAAGCCGCCGGGTTCAGTTTTGTGCGCTTCGGCGTGTGGAGCGACAGCCTGAGTGCCAAGGCTTATCAACAGCAGGTCAGCGATGCGTTCGCGGCAGCCAGGTCCGCGGGTTTGCCGGTGCTGCTGACCGTGCGCGCCATCAAGCCCTTGCCGGCCAGCGATCTGACGACAGCGGGCGAATCGTTTGCCAACGCGCTCACGGGCCTGGAGAAGTCCTACAGCGCACAGCTGGTGGCGATTGAAATCTGGAATGAGCCCGACCTGGACACCTATTGGCCAACGCGCAACTTCGACACAACATTCGTGCCGTTCATGAACGCTGTGTGCAAGTCGCTGCAGGGCACGGCGCTAACAACGCCACGGGTCGGCTACGGGTTCGCCCGGCCACCGACGGCAGGCTCTGCCTCAACCGTGGCGCTGAGCCGCATCGTCAGTGAATACCCGAAATGCCTCAACGCGATTTCCTATCATCCCTACGGCATGACCGCCACGCAGATCAGCAATGCGCAGACCTTCATTCAGCAGAACTTCCACTTGCCCGGGGTCATCAGCGAATGGGGTATTTCGGCGCTCAGCTCAAACGGCGGCAATGACGGACAAGCCAGCAAAATCGCCTCCTTCATCGCCGATGTGAAAAGACTCAACATCCCGCTGACCTCGATCTACGAATGGAAAAACAGCGACACGGGCAGTAACGATCGCGAGAAGAACTTCGGCCTGCTGACCTCTGGCGGTCAACCGAAACCGGCGAAACTGGCCGCCGCTACCCAATTGAATACACAGTAG
- the queF gene encoding NADPH-dependent 7-cyano-7-deazaguanine reductase QueF (Catalyzes the NADPH-dependent reduction of 7-cyano-7-deazaguanine (preQ0) to 7-aminomethyl-7-deazaguanine (preQ1) in queuosine biosynthesis), which yields MHPAAEHSPLGKSSEYIATYTPSLLFPIPRTAKWAELGLTADTLPYKGVDFWNCFELSWLLPSGKPVVAIGEFSIPADSPNIIESKSFKLYLNSLNQTAFADISTLEATLVKDLSAAAGKPVGVRVRSLKDVEAEGVVALPGVCIDDLDISVSNYEHPRPELLRCDDSRVVEESVHSHLLKSNCPVTSQPDWGSVVVEYRGAALDHASLLEYIVSFRQHSDFHEQCVERIFLDLQRLLKPEKLTVFARYVRRGGLDINPYRSTESVVLPNHRLVRQ from the coding sequence ATGCATCCCGCAGCCGAACATTCGCCGCTGGGCAAATCCAGCGAATACATTGCCACTTACACGCCGTCTCTGCTGTTCCCGATTCCGCGCACCGCGAAATGGGCCGAGTTGGGCCTGACCGCCGACACTCTGCCGTATAAAGGCGTGGATTTCTGGAACTGCTTCGAGCTGTCGTGGCTGCTGCCTTCGGGTAAACCGGTGGTGGCCATCGGTGAATTCAGCATACCGGCGGATTCGCCGAACATCATCGAATCGAAGTCGTTCAAGCTGTACCTGAACTCGCTGAACCAGACTGCATTTGCCGATATCTCCACACTTGAAGCGACGCTGGTCAAGGACCTGTCTGCCGCTGCCGGCAAACCGGTGGGCGTGCGGGTTCGCAGCCTCAAAGACGTGGAAGCCGAAGGTGTCGTTGCGCTGCCTGGCGTATGCATCGACGATCTGGACATCAGCGTGAGCAACTACGAGCATCCGCGCCCGGAACTGCTGCGTTGCGATGATTCGCGGGTGGTGGAGGAGAGCGTGCACAGTCATCTGCTCAAATCCAATTGCCCGGTGACCAGTCAGCCGGACTGGGGCAGCGTGGTGGTGGAATACCGTGGCGCGGCGCTGGATCACGCGAGCTTGCTGGAATATATCGTCAGCTTCCGTCAGCACTCGGACTTCCATGAGCAGTGTGTGGAGCGGATTTTCCTTGATCTGCAGCGCTTGTTGAAACCCGAGAAACTCACTGTATTTGCACGTTACGTACGTCGCGGTGGGCTGGATATCAACCCGTATCGCAGCACTGAAAGCGTAGTACTGCCGAACCATCGTCTGGTGCGCCAATAA
- the rssB gene encoding two-component system response regulator RssB, which translates to MPKTSATLLIIDDDEVVRASLAAYLEDSGFSVLQASNGQQGLQVFEQDTPDLVICDLRMPQMGGLELIRQVTERSPQTPVIVVSGAGVMNDAVEALRLGAADYLIKPLEDLAVLEHSVRRALDRARLLLENQRYREKLEKANRELEASLNLLQEDQNAGRQVQMNMLPESPWSIDEFKFAHQIIPSLYLSGDFVDYFRVDERRVAFYLADVSGHGASSAFVTVLLKFMTTRLLFESRRSGTLPEFKPSEVLGHINRGLISCKLGKHVTMVGGVIDEETGLLTYSIGGHLPLPVLYTPDSVRYLEGRGLPVGLFNEATYEDHVLELPPTFSLTLMSDGILDLLPEPTLKEKEAALPERVKSAGGSLDGLRQVFGLATLGEMPDDIALLVLSRNL; encoded by the coding sequence ATGCCAAAAACCAGTGCCACGCTGCTGATAATCGATGATGACGAAGTAGTGCGCGCGAGCCTCGCGGCCTATTTGGAAGACAGTGGTTTCAGCGTCCTGCAGGCCAGCAACGGCCAACAGGGTCTTCAGGTATTCGAGCAAGACACGCCCGACCTGGTCATCTGCGATCTGCGCATGCCGCAGATGGGCGGTCTCGAACTGATCCGTCAGGTCACCGAGCGATCACCGCAAACGCCGGTGATCGTGGTGTCGGGTGCCGGCGTGATGAACGACGCGGTCGAGGCCCTGCGCCTGGGCGCGGCGGATTACCTGATCAAGCCTCTCGAAGATCTGGCTGTGCTCGAGCATTCCGTGCGCCGGGCCCTGGATCGTGCGCGCCTGCTGCTGGAAAACCAGCGCTACCGCGAGAAGCTGGAAAAGGCCAACCGCGAACTCGAAGCCAGCCTGAACCTGCTCCAGGAAGACCAGAACGCCGGTCGCCAGGTGCAGATGAACATGCTGCCGGAGAGCCCGTGGAGCATCGACGAGTTCAAGTTTGCCCACCAGATCATTCCGTCTTTGTACTTGTCGGGTGATTTTGTCGACTACTTCCGTGTCGACGAGCGCCGGGTGGCGTTCTATCTGGCGGATGTCTCCGGGCATGGTGCCTCTTCAGCGTTCGTCACCGTGCTGTTGAAGTTCATGACCACGCGCTTGCTGTTCGAGTCCAGGCGCAGCGGCACATTGCCGGAATTCAAGCCTTCGGAAGTCCTTGGTCATATCAACCGGGGGCTGATCAGTTGTAAGCTGGGTAAACACGTCACAATGGTCGGTGGAGTCATCGACGAGGAGACCGGTTTGTTGACCTATAGCATCGGCGGCCATCTGCCGTTGCCAGTGTTGTACACGCCTGACAGTGTTCGTTACCTCGAAGGACGCGGTCTGCCGGTGGGCCTCTTCAACGAAGCCACCTACGAAGACCACGTGCTTGAGCTGCCGCCGACGTTCAGCCTGACGCTGATGTCCGATGGTATTCTGGATCTTTTGCCAGAACCTACGCTCAAAGAAAAAGAAGCGGCCTTGCCCGAACGGGTGAAGTCAGCGGGCGGCAGCCTGGATGGTCTGCGGCAAGTGTTTGGATTGGCCACGCTAGGGGAGATGCCGGATGATATCGCCCTGTTGGTGTTGAGCAGGAATCTTTAA
- a CDS encoding heavy metal response regulator transcription factor yields MKLLIVEDQAKTGQYLRQGLTEAGFNTELVADGNSGQHLALSGDYALLILDVMLPGRNGWQILQAVRSAGLDTPVLFLTAKDAVEDRVHGLELGADDYLVKPFAFSELLARVRSLLRRGSATPQETSLQLADLRLDLIRRRVERNGQRIDLTAKEFALLEMLLRRQGEVLPKSLIASQVWDMNFDSDTNVIEVAIRRLRLKIDDEFPNKLIHTVRGMGYVLEERSA; encoded by the coding sequence ATGAAACTGCTGATCGTCGAAGACCAAGCGAAAACCGGCCAATACCTGCGCCAGGGCCTGACCGAGGCCGGGTTCAACACCGAACTGGTGGCCGACGGCAACAGCGGCCAGCACTTGGCCCTGAGCGGTGATTACGCGCTGTTGATCCTCGACGTGATGCTGCCGGGACGCAATGGCTGGCAGATCCTGCAAGCGGTGCGCAGCGCTGGCCTCGACACGCCAGTACTGTTTCTGACAGCCAAAGATGCGGTGGAGGACCGGGTTCACGGCCTCGAACTGGGTGCCGACGACTATCTGGTCAAACCCTTCGCCTTCTCCGAACTTCTGGCCCGGGTGCGCAGCCTGTTACGTCGCGGCAGCGCCACACCGCAGGAAACCAGCCTGCAACTGGCCGATTTGCGCCTGGACCTGATTCGTCGCCGGGTCGAACGTAACGGCCAGCGCATCGACCTGACCGCCAAGGAATTCGCCCTGCTGGAAATGCTCCTGCGCCGCCAGGGCGAAGTGCTGCCAAAATCGCTGATCGCCTCGCAAGTCTGGGACATGAATTTCGACAGCGACACCAATGTCATCGAAGTGGCGATCCGTCGCTTGCGCCTGAAAATCGACGACGAATTTCCCAACAAACTGATCCACACCGTGCGCGGCATGGGTTACGTGCTCGAAGAGCGCTCAGCCTGA
- the tal gene encoding transaldolase, whose protein sequence is MTSKLEQLKQITTVVADTGDFEAIARVKPVDATTNPSLLLKAAAIPAYAELLNACVSDCKGDVGLASDHFGVAVGQEILKVIPGRISTEVDARLSFDKDAVLKRAHRLIELYDKAGIGRDRVLIKIASTWEGIRAAEVLEKEGIQTNLTLLFSFAQAAACADAGVFLISPFVGRIYDWYKKANGNDYTGADDPGVQSVTRIYNYYKANDYKTVVMGASFRNLNQIEQLAGCDRLTISPDLIDKLAADTGKLERKLAPGHAGEARLSLNEAQFRWLSNEDAMATEKLAEGIRQFARDQEKLEALLQAKL, encoded by the coding sequence ATGACTTCCAAGCTGGAACAACTCAAACAAATCACCACCGTGGTTGCCGACACTGGCGACTTCGAAGCGATTGCCCGGGTCAAGCCGGTCGACGCCACCACCAACCCTTCGCTGCTGCTCAAGGCTGCAGCCATTCCTGCTTACGCCGAACTGCTGAACGCTTGCGTCAGCGACTGCAAGGGCGATGTGGGTCTGGCCAGCGACCACTTCGGCGTCGCTGTGGGCCAGGAAATCCTCAAAGTGATTCCAGGCCGTATCTCCACCGAAGTGGATGCACGCCTGTCGTTCGATAAAGACGCGGTACTCAAACGCGCGCACCGCCTGATCGAGCTGTACGACAAGGCCGGCATTGGCCGCGACCGCGTACTGATCAAGATCGCCTCCACCTGGGAAGGCATCCGCGCTGCCGAAGTGCTGGAGAAGGAAGGCATTCAGACCAACCTGACCCTGCTGTTCTCCTTCGCGCAAGCCGCTGCGTGCGCCGATGCGGGCGTGTTCCTGATCTCGCCATTCGTGGGCCGCATCTACGACTGGTACAAGAAGGCCAACGGCAACGACTACACCGGCGCCGATGATCCGGGCGTACAGTCGGTGACGCGTATCTACAACTACTACAAGGCCAATGACTACAAGACCGTGGTGATGGGTGCGAGCTTCCGCAACCTGAACCAGATCGAGCAACTGGCTGGCTGCGATCGTCTGACCATCAGCCCGGATCTGATCGACAAGCTGGCGGCAGATACCGGCAAGCTGGAACGCAAACTGGCGCCGGGTCATGCCGGTGAAGCGCGTTTGAGCTTGAATGAAGCGCAGTTCCGCTGGTTGTCCAACGAAGACGCGATGGCTACCGAGAAACTCGCTGAAGGCATCCGTCAGTTCGCCCGTGACCAGGAAAAGCTTGAGGCGTTGCTGCAAGCCAAGCTGTGA
- a CDS encoding MlaA family lipoprotein, with protein sequence MRLSPPLAQLCVYAGLLLAPFATQAATEEDPWESVNRPIFQFNDFVDTYALKPLAQGYEFVTPQFVEDGIHNMFRNVGDVTNLANNILQAKPAAAGVDTARLIFNTTFGLLGFFDVGTKMGLNRSDEDFGQTLGYWGVSSGPYVMLPLMGPSTLRDAPSKYVDSYTGMYRYINDVPVRNSIFGLNIVDTRASLLSSEKLISGDKYTFIRNAYLQNREFKVKDGQVEDDF encoded by the coding sequence ATGCGCTTGAGCCCTCCGCTCGCTCAGCTTTGTGTATACGCCGGCCTGTTGCTGGCTCCGTTCGCCACTCAGGCTGCGACGGAAGAAGACCCTTGGGAAAGCGTTAACCGTCCGATCTTCCAGTTCAACGACTTCGTCGATACCTACGCGCTGAAGCCGTTGGCACAGGGTTATGAGTTCGTGACACCGCAATTTGTCGAAGACGGCATCCACAACATGTTCCGTAACGTTGGTGATGTGACCAACCTTGCAAACAACATTCTGCAGGCCAAACCGGCTGCGGCTGGCGTCGACACCGCACGGCTGATCTTCAACACCACCTTCGGCCTGCTTGGTTTCTTCGACGTCGGCACCAAAATGGGCCTGAATCGCAGCGATGAAGATTTCGGTCAGACCCTCGGTTACTGGGGTGTGAGCAGCGGTCCCTACGTGATGCTGCCGTTGATGGGCCCGAGCACCCTGCGTGACGCACCGTCCAAGTATGTCGACAGCTACACCGGCATGTATCGCTATATCAACGACGTGCCGGTGCGTAACTCGATCTTCGGTCTGAACATCGTCGACACCCGCGCCAGTCTGCTGTCGAGCGAGAAGCTGATCAGCGGTGACAAGTACACCTTCATCCGCAACGCCTACCTGCAAAACCGCGAGTTCAAGGTGAAGGATGGCCAGGTCGAAGACGATTTTTAA
- a CDS encoding phosphatase, which yields MPHAETLPIAAPTLTAVLFGLSGCLVDFGARARQQTTALPEHADVTPGAIDSLHSLQRQQIPCAWLDELPLALAQPLSASLPSWIKPAQHSATTNSWPAPNACWQALMDLNVASLDGCVLVSGEPRLLQSGLNAGLWTIGLASCGSLCGLAPGEWQALSQKEREQLRGKATVQLFCLGVHSVIDHLGELDNCLADISLRRLKGEKP from the coding sequence ATGCCTCACGCTGAAACCTTGCCTATCGCCGCCCCCACCCTGACGGCCGTTCTGTTCGGACTCAGCGGCTGTCTGGTGGATTTCGGTGCCCGCGCCCGCCAACAGACCACCGCCCTGCCCGAGCATGCCGATGTCACACCGGGCGCAATCGACAGCCTGCATAGTTTGCAGCGCCAGCAGATTCCGTGCGCCTGGCTTGATGAGCTCCCCCTTGCCCTCGCCCAGCCACTGTCGGCGTCGTTGCCGTCCTGGATCAAACCGGCGCAACACTCGGCAACAACCAATTCGTGGCCTGCGCCCAACGCCTGCTGGCAAGCACTCATGGACTTGAACGTCGCCAGTCTCGACGGTTGCGTACTGGTCAGCGGCGAGCCACGGTTGCTGCAATCGGGATTGAATGCCGGGTTATGGACAATCGGTCTCGCCTCCTGCGGTTCACTGTGCGGCCTCGCGCCGGGCGAATGGCAGGCCTTAAGTCAGAAAGAACGTGAACAACTGCGCGGCAAGGCGACTGTGCAGCTGTTCTGCCTCGGCGTGCACTCGGTGATCGATCATCTGGGCGAGCTCGACAACTGCCTGGCCGACATCAGCCTGCGCCGTCTCAAAGGCGAAAAGCCCTGA
- a CDS encoding PilZ domain-containing protein: MSQTGRDYSEKRDFIRMRVDADVVLIHEGDEVSAVCIDLSSSGMQVEAPRQFAMGDRLSVRIDSEHAALSGLEAETEVVWVKAQDGGGQKLGLTILQMK, from the coding sequence ATGAGTCAAACCGGTCGGGACTACAGCGAAAAGCGCGATTTCATCCGCATGCGGGTCGATGCCGATGTCGTGTTGATCCATGAGGGTGATGAGGTATCAGCGGTGTGCATCGACCTGTCCAGCAGTGGCATGCAGGTCGAAGCGCCGCGCCAGTTTGCAATGGGTGACAGGCTGAGTGTGCGTATCGACTCCGAGCATGCGGCGCTCAGCGGGCTGGAAGCGGAAACCGAAGTGGTCTGGGTCAAAGCGCAGGATGGCGGCGGACAAAAGCTCGGCCTGACCATTCTGCAGATGAAATAA
- a CDS encoding DUF4404 family protein — translation MPAQELQKQLNTLREQLEQNPPLTEAEREDLHALMVQIESEIKLETATQDASIADGVNLAVDRFELEHPAIAGTLRNIVNALGSMGI, via the coding sequence ATGCCCGCCCAAGAACTGCAGAAACAGCTCAATACCCTGCGCGAGCAGCTGGAACAGAATCCACCGCTGACGGAAGCAGAACGTGAAGATCTGCATGCGCTGATGGTGCAGATTGAATCTGAAATCAAACTGGAGACGGCCACTCAGGACGCCAGCATCGCCGATGGCGTGAACCTGGCGGTTGATCGCTTCGAACTCGAACACCCGGCCATTGCCGGCACCCTGCGTAACATCGTCAATGCGCTGGGCAGCATGGGGATCTGA